The Methanosarcinales archaeon nucleotide sequence GATTGGGTCATTATTAACAGTTTCGATACCAGATTTTTTCATTGCAATACTACTGATCATCATCTTTTCCTTACACTTCGATATTTTTCCTGTTGCTGGTTATGGAGGTGTTGAGTATTGGTTCTTACCTGCGTTAACACTTGTGATAAGCATGGCCCCCATCACCACGCGATTAACAAGAACGAGTATGTTAGAGGTGTTAAGACAGGATTATATCAGGACGGCAAGGGGGAAGGGTTTAGCTGAACGAATGATTATCCGAAGACACAGCCTGAAAAATGCGCTGATTCCTGTAATCACATATATAGGCCTACAATTCGGATGGCTATTTGGAGGAACGGTTATAATTGAAACTATATTTGCGCTACCAGGAATCGGAAGACTCCTGGTTGAGTCTATATACACCGGAGATTTTCTAGTTACTCAGGGTTGTGTGCTGTTCATTGCAGCGATATTTGTGTTCATTAATCTTGTTGTCGATGTTTCCTACAGATTCATTGATCCGAGAATACGATATGAAAGAGAGACATGAGAAATATGAAAAACAAGAGTATACTAATTGGCGGGTTAATTATAATTGTGTTAACCTTTACCACCGTTTTTGCGCCTTTCGTTACTCCACACGATCCTGCTGAACAAAATCTGGAAGATCGATTATCGTCTCCAAACAATGAATACCCACTGGGTACAGACCATTTTGGCAGATGTATATTTAGCAGACTCGTATATGGCACACGAACCTCTTTAGCAATCGCAATTGCGGTGAGTGCGATTGTGGTAAGCATAGGCACAATTCTGGGGGCGATTGCTGGTTATTACCGTATGATTGATAACATAGTTATGAGATTTGCGGATATTGCACTGGCTTTTCCGAGTATTGTGCTCGCATTGGCGATTGTTGGTATGCTGGGTCCGAGCACCCCTAATATCATAATTGCATTGTCAGCAGCAGGATGGGGAAAATATGCACGTTTAGTTAGGGGTACTGTATTATCTATAAAAGAGAAGGAATTCATCGAATCTGCGCGGGCACTTGGTTGCAACGATGCTTATATCCTGTTTCGCCATATTCTGCCAAATTGTGTAGCACCAATTGTTGTGGTAGCAAGCCTCGGGATAGGAGGGAAAATCATATCAATTGCTGGTTTAGGTTTTCTTGGATTAGGAGTGCAACCTCCAACCCCAGAATGGGGCACGATGATAAAAGCTAGACTACCTTTGCTGCAGGTAGCACCACACATAGTGATTTTTTCTGGATTGATGATAATGATCACCGTTTTGGCGTTTAATTTACTGGGTGATGGATTAAGAGATGCTTTAGACCCAAGGCTAAAGGACATGATGATGAAATGACCCTTTTGATTTCTATTATGGAAAAAGGAGTACTGGAATGAGAGATTATCAACCTTTGAACTATCTCCAAGGCATGTCATAGCAAATAGACGGGAGATGGAAGCATGGAAAATCTTACTGAAAAAAGAGGAGTTGCAATTTAAATATATTAATTTTTGAATTTTTGTCAGAATAATAAATACAAAACAAAATATTTATAATACATTAGTTAACACGTTCCTATAAATCAGTATGAAAAGGTGTGAAATAATACTACAATAATAACACTAAAAATCAACATTAACTACTTCAGCCGCTGACCTTCGATCGGCATCGGCGCCTGAAGCAGCTAAGTTTAACATATCACGGGGTAAGCGATATGCACAATAATATAACAAAGCATAACACAAAAAAATTAGCATGTCTTCTGGCAGCAACTCTGCTACTAACATCTTACTGTACGTTGGTAAGTGCAAAAACTGTGGAGATTAGAGGTACTCCCGGATCTGTGGAAGCCGGTTCGACGATGCTTCTGGATGGCTTCAACTTTCCTGAATTAATCTACCGTATTGGTGATGATCTGTCCTATGAATGGTTGAATATCTCTTTTGCAAAGAATGGAACGATCAATCAGGGCGATGCATCGTATACGACAAAACTGTACAAGAAAAGTCCAAAACGAGAGATCATGTTCATGGGAAGCAAGTATCATTCCCTCGATCCTGATAATGCCGATACACTCACAGAAATATTCAAAAGTTTTGGAAGTGATGATGAA carries:
- a CDS encoding ABC transporter permease — its product is IGSLLTVSIPDFFIAILLIIIFSLHFDIFPVAGYGGVEYWFLPALTLVISMAPITTRLTRTSMLEVLRQDYIRTARGKGLAERMIIRRHSLKNALIPVITYIGLQFGWLFGGTVIIETIFALPGIGRLLVESIYTGDFLVTQGCVLFIAAIFVFINLVVDVSYRFIDPRIRYERET
- a CDS encoding ABC transporter permease, which gives rise to MRNMKNKSILIGGLIIIVLTFTTVFAPFVTPHDPAEQNLEDRLSSPNNEYPLGTDHFGRCIFSRLVYGTRTSLAIAIAVSAIVVSIGTILGAIAGYYRMIDNIVMRFADIALAFPSIVLALAIVGMLGPSTPNIIIALSAAGWGKYARLVRGTVLSIKEKEFIESARALGCNDAYILFRHILPNCVAPIVVVASLGIGGKIISIAGLGFLGLGVQPPTPEWGTMIKARLPLLQVAPHIVIFSGLMIMITVLAFNLLGDGLRDALDPRLKDMMMK